The following coding sequences are from one Veillonella rodentium window:
- a CDS encoding LptA/OstA family protein, whose product MRKSKVQWLAAACLVCLAQPVWAATDSTPLYQDTLDSEGQSYSGELAKASTPENSNIRVVRRGEKAKSTEPSEQLPTRIDANKMAYTGSTGDVYAEGDVVVTQGNQTLLSPRIEGNTKTTEYRTVGGYRYLEDNGKTKDITGENMTYRTKDRHFTADQAMGWNDPYYVKGSNATFDGQEGHMEKGMVTTKHAMAFKHAPDYRVEGEDIKVYPGDKVVIKNPTFYIKNFKVFSLPSYTKSLRHDKEGKFSIFSLVPKPTYNSDDGFGLHGNTDYPIGKNGEVYIDYRWYTKAGFKPQVGYRHYLPWGTASIGYSKESNEYNDETVWVEKIGEARVDTHSYHIGKSPITVRGGANAGYWKEGSVKGSHKEYYAEVSHDPIKLWSGADLRFLGGYQRDYYGYDKSIRSMPYWGARFNTKIGNRMQAWVSYNQRNITYNNSPYRFDTTELPKELIYGASYKLTRLDDVSVSVKNNIMSGEVDSIYYTWHHDLHSFDLYLTYKDAQKSNNNQWKIKFVGKDF is encoded by the coding sequence ATGAGGAAAAGTAAAGTACAGTGGCTGGCTGCGGCATGCTTAGTGTGTTTGGCACAGCCTGTATGGGCCGCTACGGATTCGACCCCGCTCTATCAAGATACATTGGATAGTGAGGGTCAGTCTTACTCCGGTGAGCTAGCAAAGGCATCCACACCTGAAAATAGTAATATCCGTGTTGTACGTCGTGGTGAAAAAGCAAAATCTACTGAGCCTAGTGAGCAGTTGCCGACTCGTATCGATGCCAATAAAATGGCTTATACCGGATCGACCGGTGATGTTTATGCCGAAGGTGACGTAGTGGTGACTCAAGGTAATCAAACATTGTTATCTCCACGTATTGAAGGAAATACGAAGACTACGGAATATCGTACCGTAGGTGGTTATCGATATTTAGAGGATAACGGTAAGACTAAGGATATTACGGGAGAAAATATGACATATCGCACCAAGGATCGCCATTTTACGGCGGACCAGGCGATGGGCTGGAATGATCCATATTATGTGAAGGGTTCAAATGCCACATTTGATGGTCAAGAAGGTCATATGGAAAAAGGTATGGTTACGACGAAACATGCGATGGCATTTAAACATGCACCGGATTATCGCGTAGAGGGGGAAGACATTAAGGTTTACCCCGGTGATAAAGTAGTCATTAAAAATCCGACCTTTTATATTAAAAACTTTAAGGTTTTTTCCTTGCCATCGTATACAAAGTCTTTACGTCATGATAAAGAAGGTAAATTCAGTATATTCTCTTTGGTTCCGAAACCTACTTACAACAGTGATGACGGTTTTGGTCTTCATGGTAATACCGATTATCCAATCGGTAAAAACGGCGAGGTATACATTGATTACCGGTGGTATACAAAGGCGGGCTTTAAACCGCAGGTCGGGTATCGTCATTACTTGCCTTGGGGAACTGCATCCATAGGATATAGCAAGGAATCCAATGAATATAATGATGAAACCGTATGGGTTGAAAAAATCGGTGAGGCTCGTGTCGATACTCATAGTTATCATATTGGCAAATCTCCTATTACCGTTCGAGGCGGTGCTAACGCCGGTTATTGGAAGGAAGGTTCTGTGAAAGGCTCTCATAAAGAGTATTATGCGGAGGTGTCACATGATCCGATTAAGTTGTGGTCCGGTGCGGATCTTCGATTCCTTGGCGGGTATCAACGAGATTACTACGGTTATGATAAATCTATTCGCAGCATGCCGTACTGGGGTGCCCGATTCAATACCAAGATTGGGAATCGTATGCAGGCATGGGTATCTTATAACCAGCGAAATATTACTTATAATAACTCTCCATATCGCTTTGATACGACGGAGTTGCCTAAGGAATTAATCTATGGTGCAAGTTATAAGTTAACGCGGCTTGATGATGTTTCCGTCAGTGTGAAAAACAATATCATGAGCGGTGAAGTCGATTCCATATATTATACATGGCATCATGATTTGCATTCCTTTGATTTATATTTAACATATAAAGATGCTCAGAAGAGTAATAATAACCAATGGAAGATTAAATTTGTAGGTAAGGATTTTTAA
- the galU gene encoding UTP--glucose-1-phosphate uridylyltransferase GalU, with product MQRIRKAVIPAAGFGTRFLPATKAQPKEMLPIVDTPAIQYIVKEALDSGIEEILIITGRNKRAIEDHFDSSVELEYLLQMQGKNKQLAMIKDLADIKVHFIRQKSPRGLGDAVLCAKAFIGDEPFAVLLGDDIVYNPENPCLKQLIDCYDEHPGIILGAQFVPEDKVSAYGIVDGEPLADNLYRVDTLVEKPSREKAPSTLAVLGRYILTPDIFSILENTKPGVGNEVQLTDALAASKTDTYALAYEGIRYDTGDKLGYLKATVEYALRNEELGDAFKAYLKELKF from the coding sequence ATGCAACGCATTAGAAAGGCTGTTATCCCCGCCGCAGGGTTCGGTACGCGGTTCTTGCCGGCTACGAAGGCTCAACCGAAGGAAATGTTACCGATTGTAGATACTCCGGCTATCCAGTATATCGTGAAAGAAGCTTTAGATTCCGGTATCGAAGAGATTTTAATTATCACGGGGCGCAATAAGCGTGCTATTGAAGATCACTTCGATAGCAGTGTTGAATTAGAGTATTTGCTTCAGATGCAGGGAAAGAATAAACAACTTGCAATGATTAAGGATTTAGCGGATATTAAAGTCCATTTTATCCGTCAAAAATCACCACGTGGATTGGGGGATGCCGTTTTATGTGCGAAAGCATTTATCGGAGATGAACCTTTTGCGGTGCTTCTAGGCGATGATATCGTGTATAATCCTGAAAATCCATGTTTAAAGCAACTTATTGATTGTTATGATGAGCATCCCGGTATTATCTTAGGGGCTCAATTTGTGCCGGAAGATAAGGTCAGCGCTTATGGTATCGTAGACGGTGAACCGTTAGCGGATAACTTATATCGCGTGGATACTTTGGTAGAAAAGCCTAGTCGCGAAAAGGCTCCGTCTACATTGGCGGTACTGGGCCGTTATATTTTAACACCGGATATTTTCTCCATCTTGGAAAATACTAAACCCGGCGTGGGTAATGAAGTTCAGTTAACTGATGCATTAGCCGCATCAAAGACGGATACATATGCTCTTGCATATGAAGGAATCCGCTATGATACGGGTGATAAATTAGGATACCTGAAAGCAACTGTTGAATATGCATTGCGCAACGAAGAGTTGGGAGATGCATTCAAGGCGTATCTGAAAGAATTAAAATTTTAG
- a CDS encoding biotin transporter BioY — translation METRRLTKMALLTALLCISAYISFPLPFSPAMVTALTLVATLIGLLLQPKDALIVFIVYVLLGTVGLPVFVGGTAGLGKLFGPTGGFIFSWPVAYTLLSVYKGNKRSFTSYAWRSIVITIPIVYLFGVTGYMLVTNTDLWAALVAVMFPFIPGDIFKCLVASWLATKVKI, via the coding sequence ATGGAAACAAGACGTTTGACAAAAATGGCTTTATTAACGGCCTTATTATGCATTTCAGCATATATTTCATTTCCACTACCATTTAGTCCGGCTATGGTGACGGCATTGACCTTAGTGGCCACATTAATCGGTTTACTGTTACAACCTAAAGATGCACTTATAGTATTTATTGTTTATGTACTTCTGGGAACTGTAGGCTTGCCGGTATTTGTAGGGGGTACGGCAGGATTAGGAAAATTATTTGGCCCCACCGGAGGATTTATATTCTCTTGGCCTGTAGCATATACATTATTGAGTGTATATAAAGGTAATAAAAGAAGCTTTACTTCTTATGCATGGCGCTCAATTGTTATAACAATTCCCATCGTCTATCTTTTCGGTGTTACCGGTTATATGCTAGTAACGAATACCGATTTATGGGCAGCATTGGTAGCCGTAATGTTCCCGTTTATTCCTGGGGATATCTTCAAATGTCTGGTTGCGTCATGGTTGGCGACAAAGGTTAAAATTTAA
- a CDS encoding acetyl-CoA C-acyltransferase has protein sequence MDVYIHGGLRSPIGVVHGQYKTLRPEVLGARLINELSARNTITSVDGIFCGNAVGTGGNLGRLMGLMTNLPESVPAVTVDMQCASALMSIEMAYTHIKAGVMCSAIAGGVESSSLQPRRTYADGDDRAGSYMVAQFSPNDQSPRTMLEGAERTIRKYNIAKEALYPYIIESHQKAGAAHSNQMLSQYIMPLEINGKICRDECIRPTMNEKLLGRMKPLLGSDSITNAGNACLTHDGGAFVYLSKRKGPFRIHSMLPWAGDPQYSPEGALESTKAILERTGLSMDDIDAVEWNEAFAIIDVLFQKVYPNHMEKYNYFGGALAYGHPYGCSGAILVLHCMAALEQCNGRYGLCAIAGAGGTGAALIIERM, from the coding sequence ATGGATGTATATATTCACGGAGGCCTGCGCAGTCCTATCGGTGTCGTACATGGTCAATATAAAACCTTACGACCTGAGGTGCTGGGTGCACGTTTAATTAATGAGTTGTCGGCCCGTAATACTATTACTTCAGTAGATGGTATATTCTGTGGTAATGCGGTAGGCACAGGTGGAAATTTAGGCCGTTTGATGGGGCTTATGACTAATTTACCTGAATCCGTGCCGGCCGTTACCGTAGATATGCAATGTGCATCTGCATTAATGAGTATTGAAATGGCATATACTCATATTAAAGCGGGGGTTATGTGTTCCGCTATTGCCGGAGGTGTTGAAAGCTCTTCCTTGCAACCACGGCGTACGTATGCGGATGGGGATGATCGTGCAGGTAGTTATATGGTGGCGCAATTTTCTCCCAATGATCAATCTCCGCGGACTATGTTGGAGGGGGCGGAGCGAACGATAAGAAAATATAATATCGCGAAGGAAGCTTTATACCCGTACATTATTGAGAGCCATCAAAAAGCTGGTGCGGCTCATTCCAATCAAATGTTAAGTCAGTACATTATGCCTTTAGAAATCAATGGTAAGATTTGTAGAGACGAATGTATTCGTCCTACCATGAATGAGAAATTATTAGGACGTATGAAACCTTTATTGGGATCGGACTCCATAACAAATGCCGGAAATGCCTGCCTGACACATGATGGCGGTGCATTTGTATATCTCAGCAAAAGAAAAGGCCCGTTTAGGATTCATAGTATGCTACCTTGGGCCGGAGATCCCCAGTATAGCCCGGAAGGAGCTTTGGAGAGCACAAAAGCCATTTTGGAACGCACGGGATTATCCATGGATGATATAGATGCGGTGGAATGGAATGAAGCCTTTGCTATTATTGATGTGCTCTTTCAGAAGGTCTATCCGAATCATATGGAAAAATATAATTATTTTGGAGGCGCATTGGCATATGGACATCCTTATGGATGTTCGGGAGCCATATTAGTATTGCATTGTATGGCGGCTCTGGAGCAGTGCAACGGACGATATGGTTTGTGTGCTATTGCAGGTGCCGGAGGTACAGGGGCAGCATTAATTATAGAGCGGATGTAG
- a CDS encoding AMP-binding protein, which yields MNIIERLKSHRQLKPKRIALIVDERQYTYEDLWADITDIQFDVSCVMTEAQDGRKIILIRDTSFYNQCVLWFGALYRGYIPMVCHNEMNDDFIDKIKGVIEAEGIPPRADFGVLTSGTTGNPKPLWRNESSWRDFFDVQNEVFHINSQTILFLQGSFSFTGVSNMTVAVLWDGGTVLTSQSLKPTKWIQLIEVHRADHIYTLPTKLRLLVRHCNCTLSSVDYIIAGSQVLDRDLMERLELICPRMQFILYYGASELNYISYCSGSEWLEREHTVGKPFPSVRVEEQDGLLYITTAYHIEGIPDTYTVNDCGYIDSEGYIIFTGRQGDVVNKGGYKIAVSSMEEYLQSLSGVDEVAVIVIDDDMRGEDFAAFMVLAEGGSRADVFNRIRESLPSVEWPKEILDVPMLPLTECSKVDKRKLKEWYNNLVCS from the coding sequence ATGAATATTATTGAACGATTGAAATCACATCGACAATTAAAACCGAAGCGCATAGCTTTGATTGTTGATGAACGACAATATACATATGAAGACCTTTGGGCGGATATTACCGATATACAATTTGATGTATCATGTGTGATGACGGAAGCGCAGGATGGACGAAAGATTATTCTTATTCGTGATACATCTTTTTATAATCAATGTGTACTATGGTTCGGTGCCTTATATAGAGGTTATATCCCTATGGTATGTCATAATGAAATGAATGATGATTTTATAGATAAAATAAAAGGTGTTATTGAAGCGGAAGGAATACCGCCTCGTGCGGACTTCGGCGTACTTACATCGGGGACTACGGGAAATCCAAAACCTTTATGGCGCAATGAATCGTCATGGCGTGATTTTTTTGATGTGCAAAATGAAGTATTTCATATCAATAGTCAGACTATCTTATTTTTACAAGGCAGTTTCAGCTTTACCGGAGTCAGCAATATGACCGTTGCCGTTCTTTGGGACGGAGGAACCGTTCTAACATCTCAATCTTTGAAACCTACAAAATGGATACAGCTGATTGAGGTGCATAGGGCGGATCACATATATACGTTGCCTACGAAACTACGTTTATTGGTGCGACATTGTAACTGTACATTATCATCGGTTGATTATATTATCGCAGGATCTCAAGTGTTAGATCGTGATTTGATGGAACGATTGGAACTTATATGCCCTCGCATGCAGTTTATCCTGTATTATGGAGCATCGGAATTAAATTATATATCGTATTGTAGCGGTTCGGAATGGCTAGAGCGGGAACATACGGTGGGAAAACCGTTTCCTTCTGTACGAGTTGAAGAGCAGGATGGTCTGTTATATATTACAACCGCTTATCATATCGAAGGAATTCCCGATACATATACGGTTAATGATTGCGGATACATCGACAGTGAAGGATATATTATTTTTACAGGGCGTCAAGGGGATGTGGTGAATAAAGGCGGTTATAAGATAGCCGTTTCATCCATGGAAGAGTATTTACAATCGTTGAGCGGTGTTGATGAGGTAGCTGTCATTGTCATTGACGACGATATGCGTGGTGAGGATTTTGCGGCATTTATGGTCTTAGCTGAAGGTGGCTCGCGAGCGGATGTATTTAATCGTATTCGTGAAAGTTTACCCTCCGTAGAATGGCCGAAGGAAATTTTGGATGTTCCTATGTTACCTTTAACAGAGTGCTCAAAAGTTGATAAACGAAAGTTAAAAGAATGGTATAATAATCTTGTATGTTCGTAA
- a CDS encoding nucleoid-associated protein, with protein sequence MQVNKAVLEIFDFTSSLAVYSEHELKVGDQSVQEYIGAHVSKAFKDPGARTGTLHSASPVGKQLDAYKQGTFDFVTLSKELGESLFNYMKQATDGIVIDTIICEAVTDTSYICILLCQAHDAFTHQLFSEDDGTLTTELVPHKAVLPMPSQKLRAFAAINTNDLSVRIFEPKGEFDGEVSYILADKVLQLGTNQSSRDTVKKVKNIVNKVAQAHESDGVAEMTMAKSMIAKNAEVSDTVDPVRIVEEVFKTSPIQQEAAKKELADQDMMRPLPVNREFAVKVGEHHKIKTDTGIEISFPVEYMKNREFIEIVANDDGTLRIELKNINKIVNK encoded by the coding sequence ATGCAGGTAAATAAAGCGGTGCTGGAAATTTTTGATTTTACATCGTCTCTGGCGGTATATTCTGAACATGAACTGAAGGTCGGTGACCAGTCTGTGCAGGAGTATATCGGCGCTCACGTCTCAAAGGCTTTTAAGGATCCCGGAGCGCGTACGGGCACCTTACATTCTGCAAGTCCCGTAGGAAAACAATTAGATGCTTATAAACAGGGAACCTTCGATTTTGTTACGCTCAGTAAAGAGTTAGGTGAAAGTCTATTTAACTACATGAAACAGGCTACAGATGGAATCGTTATTGATACTATTATCTGTGAAGCTGTCACGGATACATCATATATCTGTATACTCCTATGTCAGGCCCATGATGCTTTCACTCATCAGTTATTTAGTGAAGATGATGGGACACTGACAACAGAGTTAGTACCTCACAAGGCTGTTTTACCTATGCCATCTCAGAAATTGCGCGCCTTTGCAGCGATTAATACAAATGATTTATCGGTGCGTATCTTCGAGCCGAAAGGGGAGTTTGATGGCGAGGTATCTTATATTTTGGCGGATAAGGTTCTGCAGTTAGGTACGAATCAATCGTCGCGGGATACGGTAAAAAAGGTAAAAAATATTGTAAACAAGGTGGCCCAGGCCCACGAGTCTGACGGCGTTGCGGAAATGACGATGGCAAAGTCCATGATTGCAAAGAATGCCGAGGTATCTGATACGGTAGATCCTGTGCGTATCGTAGAGGAAGTATTTAAGACCAGTCCGATTCAACAAGAGGCGGCGAAAAAGGAATTGGCGGATCAGGATATGATGCGTCCGCTACCTGTAAATCGGGAATTCGCCGTCAAGGTGGGGGAACATCATAAAATAAAGACCGACACGGGCATAGAAATTTCTTTTCCTGTTGAATATATGAAAAATCGTGAGTTTATCGAAATCGTGGCGAATGATGACGGCACATTGCGTATCGAATTAAAGAATATTAATAAAATCGTTAATAAATAG
- the ybaK gene encoding Cys-tRNA(Pro) deacylase, producing MSKEKHKKTNALRILDTHKVPYNISEYEWSEGRAAGLHVAEVLGLDEKKVFKTLVGKGDKTGYVVFCIPVAAELDMKQAARVSHNKSVELIHVKDLLGITGYWRGGCSPVGMKKSFPTYFDATMEMQDSVYVSAGLRGMQMQVNPVELAAVVNAEFAALTMNH from the coding sequence ATGAGTAAAGAAAAACACAAGAAAACAAATGCATTGCGCATATTAGATACGCATAAGGTGCCTTATAACATTAGTGAATATGAATGGTCCGAGGGGCGGGCCGCCGGGCTTCATGTCGCGGAAGTTTTAGGCCTTGATGAAAAGAAAGTATTTAAAACGCTCGTCGGTAAGGGGGATAAGACGGGTTATGTCGTCTTTTGTATTCCCGTTGCCGCTGAGCTCGATATGAAGCAGGCTGCTCGGGTCAGTCATAACAAGTCTGTTGAACTTATTCACGTAAAAGATTTATTGGGGATTACAGGTTACTGGCGAGGCGGCTGTTCACCGGTAGGCATGAAAAAGTCTTTTCCTACGTATTTTGATGCAACCATGGAGATGCAAGATTCCGTTTATGTAAGCGCCGGTCTCAGAGGAATGCAGATGCAGGTTAACCCGGTGGAATTGGCGGCTGTTGTCAATGCCGAGTTTGCAGCGTTGACGATGAATCATTAA
- a CDS encoding viroplasmin family protein, translating to MAKKYYAVRRGRTSGIYTAWADCERQVKGFGGAVYKSFPTEAEARAFIADEDVNKPTVTASDHVVAYIDGSYNKDTNTVGAGGIIFLNGQKETFSFSSADERHTAFWNVAGELLAAMHVMQYAVDHGIEECSLYYDYMGIEMWATKKWKRNNSLTQQYAEFYDSVKGAVNVHFHKVAAHTGDTYNEMADVLAKKGAGIN from the coding sequence ATGGCTAAGAAATATTATGCTGTGCGGCGCGGTCGCACTTCGGGAATCTATACGGCTTGGGCTGATTGTGAACGGCAGGTAAAGGGCTTTGGCGGCGCTGTCTATAAATCCTTTCCTACCGAAGCTGAAGCTCGTGCATTTATAGCTGATGAGGATGTGAATAAACCTACTGTTACCGCATCCGATCATGTTGTCGCTTACATTGATGGCAGTTATAATAAAGATACGAATACTGTTGGTGCCGGTGGTATCATATTCTTAAACGGACAGAAGGAAACCTTCTCATTTTCTTCTGCCGATGAACGGCATACAGCATTTTGGAATGTAGCCGGTGAATTATTGGCGGCCATGCATGTTATGCAATATGCGGTAGATCATGGGATAGAGGAGTGTTCTCTTTATTATGATTACATGGGCATTGAAATGTGGGCTACCAAGAAGTGGAAACGTAATAATTCCCTTACACAGCAGTATGCGGAGTTCTATGATTCCGTCAAAGGGGCTGTCAATGTACACTTTCACAAGGTGGCAGCTCATACGGGCGATACGTATAATGAAATGGCGGATGTATTGGCAAAAAAAGGTGCCGGTATAAATTGA
- a CDS encoding NAD-dependent epimerase/dehydratase family protein: MNICVTGGAGFIGSHLVDRLIDLGHNVLVIDNLSTGMRSFVHERAQFIEMDVRDANLTAVFEDFKPSVVFHEAAQTMVPSSMENPSYDCDVNLLGLINVLEACRKVKVEQVLMPSSAAVYGDLAILPLTEDLSGKPSSFYGLTKLTAEGYLRIYHEAFGLNTVCFRYANVYGPRQGDGGEGGVVSIFNRLIVEGQELTVFGDGEQTRDFIYVDDVVDANIKAMGKPNCTGIYNISTNTGVSVNELIARFRAISERTFIVRYEAERVGDIKHSRLSNVKAMEDFGFVAHTSLDEGLKKTMDYFINQIRNK, translated from the coding sequence ATGAATATTTGTGTAACCGGTGGGGCCGGATTTATTGGTTCTCATCTGGTAGATCGATTGATTGATTTAGGGCATAATGTCCTGGTTATCGATAATCTATCTACAGGGATGCGTTCGTTTGTACATGAACGGGCACAGTTTATAGAAATGGATGTTCGAGATGCGAATCTGACTGCCGTATTTGAAGACTTTAAACCTTCTGTTGTCTTTCATGAAGCGGCGCAAACGATGGTGCCTTCATCGATGGAGAATCCAAGTTACGACTGTGATGTGAATTTATTAGGTCTCATCAATGTTCTTGAAGCGTGTCGTAAGGTAAAGGTGGAGCAGGTGTTAATGCCTTCGTCAGCCGCCGTATATGGGGATTTGGCTATTTTGCCGCTTACGGAGGATTTGAGCGGGAAACCATCCTCCTTTTACGGATTAACAAAGCTTACCGCAGAAGGATATTTGCGGATTTATCATGAGGCCTTCGGACTCAATACGGTATGTTTCAGATATGCCAATGTATACGGCCCTCGTCAAGGTGATGGCGGTGAAGGTGGCGTTGTGAGCATTTTTAATCGTCTTATCGTAGAGGGGCAGGAGTTGACCGTTTTTGGAGATGGCGAACAGACTCGTGATTTTATTTATGTTGATGATGTAGTGGATGCCAATATTAAAGCTATGGGAAAACCGAATTGCACCGGGATTTATAATATATCCACTAATACAGGCGTTTCTGTGAATGAACTCATTGCCAGATTCCGCGCTATCAGCGAAAGGACTTTTATCGTTCGGTATGAGGCTGAGCGGGTCGGAGATATAAAGCATTCTCGTTTGAGTAATGTAAAAGCCATGGAGGATTTTGGTTTTGTCGCACATACTTCCTTAGATGAAGGGTTGAAAAAGACAATGGATTATTTTATTAATCAGATTCGAAATAAATGA
- a CDS encoding DUF1294 domain-containing protein codes for MSDLQFWVTIGLWNLIVCGIYGHDKLCAIKGYDRISEFTLLFLAFAFAGLGALLGMVLWHHKTAKLKFRIVIPIALLWSVYSIGFAYALWVY; via the coding sequence ATGAGTGATTTACAATTTTGGGTGACAATCGGCCTGTGGAATCTTATTGTATGCGGAATCTACGGACATGATAAATTATGTGCAATCAAGGGATATGATCGTATTTCTGAATTTACATTGCTATTTTTAGCCTTTGCTTTTGCCGGACTAGGTGCATTATTAGGAATGGTCTTGTGGCATCATAAAACAGCGAAGCTGAAGTTTAGAATTGTTATTCCTATAGCCTTACTATGGTCTGTATACTCCATAGGCTTTGCTTATGCGCTATGGGTGTATTGA